In the Nothobranchius furzeri strain GRZ-AD chromosome 1, NfurGRZ-RIMD1, whole genome shotgun sequence genome, GAGATCCCATTAGAAGAAAGAGCAGCAATGCAGGACACATATGGATGCATTAAATGGAATCCAAAATTTCTTCCCCGTGGAGAAACTCAACAGAGCCAGCAGCAAAAGTTGGAAAAACTCAAGATGATGTTTCTACAAACTAATGTCAGTCCGGAGGAGATAAAATGTCTCATGAAGTCTACCTTTTACACGCAACGCCAACATGTCAACCAGGGTAAAAGTATCCAATACCTCAGAGAAGAGTGGCCATTTTGGTTTGATGAACTTGGCATGTCAGTGCACTTCAAGGAGCTTACTGGGAATAATCTCAAAGAAATGTTCACACGTAATTTGGATTTAAAGGGACAAAGGCTTCTCAACTACATGACCACTGTTTGTGCCAAGAAGAGTAAGAAGTTTCTTCAGACCTATGCAAGGCTGCAGAGGATGCGGGGACAGCAGAGTGGCTGCTCAGATGATGTAAAagagctggtcctgcttctgctcagctactttgatgagaaggaGGAGTCCTTGTTCTTCTATGTAGATAATACAAGTCTGCCAGAAGAGGTCCAACTAGAGCAAATGCCTTTGACACCAACCATCGTTGTCTGTGGTAAGTCTTTcatttctaattatttaaataattttgttAATAGAATTTGTGGCGTGACTGTACTGCATGTCAATTTGTCCACAGGACAGTCCTGCTATTCCTCAAGAAGTTTCATGCTGAGTCTGGATCGGACCCTCGTCAACACGAACATCTCCTCCTTCATTTCTGCACTGTGCCTGATGTTTGGGAGCTACTACTGTTTCAACATCCATTACCCTTCTGAGCTGGCTTCAACTCTTGAGTTTCTTCAAAGGTGAGTAAAGCATGGTTGTCCTAAGTCTGAATAGGCTGGTGAAGGTCCTGTTATctagtaatccaaaagggttcaaatgaaggcaactggacttctttggtttcttgaagacgtttctcttctcatccaaggagctttgtccatTCTATCTGGAATATGAGAgaatcaagcttataagctgtagctgtctgttgttatttaaggaGTCGAAACTACTCTGggttagggatgcaccaatcaggttttttgctgccgatcaccgataccgatatcaaagaatgctgatcaccgataccgatcacgtggattggccagaaattttctacaacattataatgagtgctacaaactacataatctgggaataaaggaaatgtaacctaatctaaaatggtctgtattagggttgtcacggtgtgaaaatttaacctcactgttattgtgaccaaaattaccacggttttcggtattatcgtggtatttttttaaacgtgctactttttcacacaattaaataaaccctgtatgtcaggaaatattgtcctcagtttgtgcctaaattttgcctaaaatttattattttgtaattatgttgtttatttgtttacattttttccctttagtctttaaaataccaatatttgcccataacttattttttgtctgtttgatgtcatcattttaaaaaaattAGATCAGATTATACTCACTACTCAAGTAGCCttgtaatcagatacttttttaccattacttgagtaataaaccctatatcaggaaaatattgtcctcggtttgtgtccttccagtgagctttgcagatgtgggaaaatgtcatcaggcagtaatcgttgttaaattcataattattttcggagagagaccaactcttatctgcccctgggagccccgtaatgtatagagtcatttcaacatggcggtgtccgcgacacggtttatatgcaggtagcggcgctgcggctgctttatatagcaactcgttgcgttctccctcaacccaaatcctcggatcacacattttagctaaaacgctaacgttagcttgccttgcgttgactgtagagttgtgggtgatggtcacgcagatgtgtcatgagatttgaagcgttgctgcctttcacagacactttttctgcacgtgctacaaacaggatagccgtcttctataaactccctcggcattcttcagatatccaaaagatgcccgtacttccgagtttgtcttctttgagggataataactgtcctgagcgctgccgtctcctcctttggccattatttcagctttagcttcaagaaagttttggttgtaaacaacaaagtgcgcatgtgccaccggcaacttcagcagatgatacggtggctggtaagggtcaccgcgcctacactgcagccgcggtaaacccaccaagctaatagagtttttaaaaaaacaagacggttattattattgtcaactcttttttttttaacggggtttactgctacactggttaccgtgacaaccctacggcTGAtctgtctgctttgatctattttgaaaactccgatcaaaaccgataggggcgctatcggccgattacgatcaaatgccgatccattggtgcatccctactctGGGTACCCCACCTATTTACCCTCTGATGAGTCACAAtgactccctctcaatagaggctaatgactcatcggggtagggaggaggggtacccagagtagtttcggCTCGTTAATAACAGACAGCTacggcttataagcttgactcaggggtggacattaacttcaaaactaaccggccagccgggccggtaactctgaatatttaccggccccgccaagaatctaccggccccgctggccagctgccaaaacgagtcaaaataacaactgaaccgttttaaatgtaataaacctttattttgtacacattcacaaacataataacgtattcaagtttgaatttgtttgttccctcaacaaaactcgattttgtcgtcacatacttacggcatacaacgcagtacatcaccaactccgctttgctgtactcgagccattggctgtgttcgagatgagccagttctgcgcagattagaccagcggtgatcggcgagcagtgcatgccggttagatttgtgtccgacttgacgccaacttgctctgacgtcatgcatacgtaggcaacgataacctcgtgagatcaaggcggccgcagattttggagcaaggtgctgcagttgctctccctcggctgcaaaacctaggggatgacgggaaacgcctggctctcacctgatctaagatctgattggttcatattttgatccaaacatccggtggtagaacatgaaatgttagttggtcacatgtattctgtaaatcatgttatgttgatgatgacaactatataggccataaagagaaatgtgttttgttttcttttgtcacgtttcctgtgagcacactgaagctacagctgctaacctttacttgttattacagtcatgtcttcatgtacaatatatgatatccacaagcacgtgaggatgtggttCAGCAGCTAAAAGGCACCAGAATtacaattgaaaattgaacaagtgtgaatgctaacgcgatatcttcatccatcgtcacccccaaGCTACACATAcagggaaatccaagagattcaactggcagaaacaactggttcacacaaaggttctctctctctctctctctctctctctctctctctctctctctctctctctctctctctctctctctctctctctctctctctctctctctctctctctctctctctctctctctctctctctctctctctctctctctctctctctctctctctctctctctctctctctctctctctctctctctctctctctctctctctctctctctctctctctctctctctctctctctctctctctctctctctctctctctctctctctctctctctctctctctctctctctctctctctctctctctctctctctctctctctctctctctctctctctctctctctctctctctctctctctctctctctctctctctctctcacacacacacacacacacacacacacacacacacacacacacacacacacacagagagagagagagaggaaaagagctgaggaaatggaggaaaaactacagctgagccgaggcgcgcctcgactggggggcGCGCCTGATCCGaactgagcagcggccgaatttcgtgagcgattcgcttcgggcgcttccgcggccggtgtgtccccggcgtaaatgccagctttcagccactccccctgctgcttccgtctgctctcgtctgttttccaggcgaggcgctgctcaactcgaacacggccattctctgcgcctcccgtcttctttaaaccgccaagaatcattccacctactcacacgcttctctgcttcataccgtttcgaactgtctcgcttctcctcaccagttttaaagcgttttgccggagatttcatcaagaaatcccatccctgtggtggcgcgatcttcctgca is a window encoding:
- the LOC139071790 gene encoding uncharacterized protein isoform X2, translated to MIRIVATEMMGKCPHAGKKHSTEVAKKMVAKYPKSLQDVIEGDIVGKGYYSLVKQLQYRIENAKRTSTPKIRKRKHQTESDDTDEIPLEERAAMQDTYGCIKWNPKFLPRGETQQSQQQKLEKLKMMFLQTNVSPEEIKCLMKSTFYTQRQHVNQGKSIQYLREEWPFWFDELGMSVHFKELTGNNLKEMFTRNLDLKGQRLLNYMTTVCAKKSKKFLQTYARLQRMRGQQSGCSDDVKELVLLLLSYFDEKEESLFFYVDNTSLPEEVQLEQMPLTPTIVVCGQSCYSSRSFMLSLDRTLVNTNISSFISALCLMFGSYYCFNIHYPSELASTLEFLQRCFFSINPEKGTKVENKNSKRRLNVNPRVLTLIQELSDHEWCEA
- the LOC139071790 gene encoding uncharacterized protein isoform X1 — its product is MIRIVATEMMGKCPHAGKKHSTEVAKKMVAKYPKSLQDVIEGDIVGKGYYSLVKQLQYRIENAKRTSTPKIRKRKHQTESDDTDEIPLEERAAMQDTYGCIKWNPKFLPRGETQQSQQQKLEKLKMMFLQTNVSPEEIKCLMKSTFYTQRQHVNQGKSIQYLREEWPFWFDELGMSVHFKELTGNNLKEMFTRNLDLKGQRLLNYMTTVCAKKSKKFLQTYARLQRMRGQQSGCSDDVKELVLLLLSYFDEKEESLFFYVDNTSLPEEVQLEQMPLTPTIVVCGKSFISNYLNNFVNRICGVTVLHVNLSTGQSCYSSRSFMLSLDRTLVNTNISSFISALCLMFGSYYCFNIHYPSELASTLEFLQRCFFSINPEKGTKVENKNSKRRLNVNPRVLTLIQELSDHEWCEA